In a single window of the Streptomyces sp. CGMCC 4.7035 genome:
- a CDS encoding nucleotidyltransferase family protein: MTPNEDQVVGLLLAAGGGRRLGGRPKALLPHRGRPLVEYAVGVLRAAGCRRVHVVLGAAADAVRAQADLDGCVLVDNPDWEGGMGSSLRAGLDSLAGTGASAALVSLVDQPGIGPEAVARILAAYRNETSLVSAAYAGVRGHPVLFGASHWAGIAAVATGDRGARAYLRAHEDAITLVECGDVAQPYDIDTEGDLGHLE, from the coding sequence ATGACGCCAAATGAAGACCAGGTCGTCGGGTTGCTCCTCGCGGCAGGCGGCGGGCGACGCCTCGGCGGACGGCCCAAGGCACTGCTCCCACACCGGGGTCGGCCGCTCGTGGAGTACGCGGTGGGGGTCCTGCGTGCGGCCGGATGCCGCCGCGTTCATGTGGTCCTGGGGGCGGCGGCCGATGCCGTACGGGCCCAGGCGGACCTCGACGGCTGCGTTCTCGTGGACAACCCGGACTGGGAGGGGGGCATGGGCTCCTCGCTGCGGGCCGGGCTCGACTCGCTCGCGGGGACGGGCGCATCCGCCGCCCTCGTCTCGCTCGTCGACCAGCCCGGTATCGGCCCGGAGGCGGTGGCCCGCATCCTCGCCGCGTACCGGAACGAGACGTCGCTGGTCTCGGCCGCGTACGCGGGGGTGCGGGGGCATCCGGTGCTGTTCGGCGCGAGCCATTGGGCGGGCATCGCGGCGGTGGCGACGGGCGACCGGGGGGCCCGCGCGTACCTCAGGGCGCACGAGGACGCGATCACGCTCGTCGAGTGCGGGGACGTGGCACAGCCGTACGACATCGACACGGAGGGCGACTTGGGCCACCTTGAGTGA
- a CDS encoding DUF5955 family protein has protein sequence MTGSDEDPRVVELRTAVSRLRRELAAHPAEFSDRAIAEDELAALAAMAVSGIPEIPRLRRSLLLIAGAIGSVSALGRSLSDVRSAVELFGEPPRT, from the coding sequence GTGACCGGCAGCGACGAGGATCCGAGGGTGGTGGAACTGCGGACCGCGGTGTCCCGGCTGCGCCGGGAACTCGCCGCGCATCCCGCGGAGTTCTCCGACCGGGCCATTGCCGAGGACGAACTCGCCGCGCTCGCCGCGATGGCCGTGAGCGGCATCCCGGAGATCCCGCGCCTGCGTCGCTCCCTGCTGCTGATCGCGGGCGCGATCGGCTCGGTGAGCGCCCTGGGCAGGAGTCTGTCGGACGTCCGCAGCGCGGTGGAGCTGTTCGGGGAGCCGCCACGGACCTGA
- a CDS encoding IclR family transcriptional regulator: MSTSTSSASDAPAKSAGGGGVQSLERAFDLLERMADAGGEVGLSELSTSSGLPLPTIHRLMRTLVACGYVRQQANRRYALGPRLIRLGESASRLLGAWARPCLARLVEETGETANMALLDGDEIVYVAQVPSKHSMRMFTEVGRRVLPHSTGVGKALLANAPDDEVRALLARTGMPAATEKTITTPDAFLAALEEVRRLGYAVDDNEQEIGVRCLAVSVPDSPTAAAISISGPAGRVTDAATEKIVPVLQQMAAELSQTLASSGGPAT; this comes from the coding sequence GTGTCGACGTCGACGTCCAGCGCCAGCGACGCCCCCGCCAAGTCCGCCGGCGGCGGTGGCGTCCAGTCCCTTGAGCGTGCCTTCGACCTGCTGGAGCGGATGGCGGACGCGGGCGGCGAGGTCGGCCTCAGCGAGCTGTCCACGAGCAGCGGGCTTCCGCTCCCGACCATCCACCGCCTGATGCGCACGCTCGTGGCCTGCGGTTATGTGCGCCAGCAGGCCAACCGGCGCTACGCCCTCGGCCCCCGGCTGATCCGGCTCGGCGAGTCGGCGTCCCGGCTGCTCGGCGCCTGGGCGCGCCCCTGCCTCGCGCGCCTGGTCGAAGAGACGGGCGAGACCGCGAACATGGCGCTGCTCGACGGCGACGAGATCGTGTATGTCGCGCAGGTGCCGTCCAAGCACTCGATGCGGATGTTCACCGAGGTGGGCCGGCGGGTGCTGCCGCACTCCACGGGCGTGGGCAAGGCACTGCTCGCCAACGCGCCGGACGACGAGGTACGCGCCCTGCTCGCCCGGACGGGCATGCCCGCCGCGACCGAGAAGACGATCACCACGCCCGACGCGTTCCTCGCCGCCCTGGAGGAGGTGCGCCGGCTCGGATACGCGGTCGACGACAACGAGCAGGAGATAGGGGTCCGGTGCCTCGCGGTGTCCGTGCCCGACTCCCCGACGGCCGCGGCGATCTCCATCTCCGGTCCCGCGGGCCGAGTCACGGACGCGGCGACGGAGAAGATCGTGCCGGTGCTTCAGCAGATGGCGGCGGAACTGTCGCAGACGCTGGCGAGTTCGGGCGGCCCAGCCACCTGA
- the allB gene encoding allantoinase AllB: MSDAELVLRSTRVITPDGTRAASVAVAGGEITAVLPYDADVPSGARVEDFGDDVLLPGLVDTHVHVNDPGRTEWEGFWTATRAAAAGGITTLIDMPLNSLPPTTTVDNLRTKREAAVRKAHIDVGFWGGALPDNVKDLRPLHDAGVFGFKAFLSPSGVDEFPHLDQERLERSMTEIAGFGGLLIVHAEDPHHLATAPQQGGPRYADFLASRPRDAEDRAVEHLIAQAKRLDARVHVLHLSSSDALPLIAAAKAEGVRVTVETCPHYLTLTAEEVPDGASEFKCCPPIREAANQDLLWQALADGTIDCVVTDHSPSTADLKTDDFATAWGGISGLQLSLAAVWTEARRRGHGLQDVVRWMSTRTAQLAGLGRKGAIEAGRDADFAVLAPDETFTVDPAALQHRNRVTAYAGKTLYGVVRSTWLRGERIVADGEFTEPRGRLLTRHP, from the coding sequence GTGTCCGACGCCGAACTGGTCCTGCGCTCGACGCGCGTCATCACTCCCGATGGGACACGCGCCGCGTCGGTCGCGGTCGCCGGGGGCGAGATCACGGCCGTACTGCCGTACGACGCCGACGTACCGTCCGGAGCCCGTGTGGAGGACTTCGGCGACGACGTCCTGCTGCCCGGTCTGGTCGATACCCACGTGCACGTCAACGACCCCGGCCGTACCGAGTGGGAGGGCTTCTGGACCGCCACGCGCGCGGCGGCGGCCGGCGGCATCACCACGCTGATCGACATGCCACTCAACTCGCTCCCGCCGACCACGACCGTCGACAACCTCCGTACGAAGCGGGAGGCAGCGGTCCGCAAGGCCCACATCGACGTCGGATTCTGGGGCGGCGCGCTGCCCGACAACGTCAAGGACCTCAGGCCGCTGCACGACGCGGGCGTCTTCGGCTTCAAGGCGTTCCTCTCGCCGTCGGGCGTGGACGAGTTCCCGCACCTCGACCAGGAACGGCTGGAACGGTCGATGACCGAGATCGCCGGTTTCGGCGGACTGCTCATCGTGCACGCCGAGGACCCGCACCACCTCGCCACCGCCCCGCAGCAGGGCGGCCCCAGATACGCCGACTTCCTCGCCAGCCGTCCGCGCGACGCCGAGGACAGAGCCGTCGAGCACCTCATCGCGCAGGCCAAGCGCCTCGACGCGCGTGTGCACGTGCTGCATCTGTCCTCCAGCGACGCACTGCCGCTGATCGCCGCCGCCAAGGCCGAGGGCGTGCGCGTCACGGTCGAGACCTGCCCGCACTACCTGACCCTGACGGCCGAGGAAGTCCCGGACGGCGCCAGCGAGTTCAAGTGCTGCCCGCCCATCCGCGAGGCCGCCAACCAGGACCTGCTGTGGCAGGCACTGGCGGACGGCACGATCGACTGCGTGGTCACCGACCACTCGCCGTCGACGGCCGATCTCAAGACCGACGACTTCGCGACCGCCTGGGGTGGCATCTCGGGTCTCCAGCTGAGCCTGGCGGCTGTGTGGACCGAGGCGCGCAGGCGCGGGCACGGCCTTCAGGACGTGGTCCGCTGGATGTCGACGCGTACGGCGCAGCTGGCCGGTCTCGGGCGGAAGGGCGCCATCGAGGCCGGCCGCGACGCCGACTTCGCGGTCCTCGCGCCCGACGAGACGTTCACCGTGGACCCCGCGGCCCTCCAGCACCGCAACCGCGTCACGGCGTACGCGGGCAAGACCCTGTACGGCGTCGTGAGGTCCACCTGGCTGCGCGGGGAGCGCATCGTGGCGGACGGCGAGTTCACCGAGCCGCGGGGCCGCCTGCTCACCCGGCATCCCTAG
- the alc gene encoding allantoicase — protein sequence MTAIPSFTGDANPYGGGDPYADYRTADFPFTHYANLADRRLGAGVIAANDEFFAQRENLLVPERAAFDPEHFGHKGKIMDGWETRRRRGACAEHPWPTAQDHDWALVRLGAPGLVRGIVVDTAHFRGNYPQAVSIEGTSVPGSPSPEELLGDDVKWTTLVPRTAVGGHAANGFAVSVERRFTHLRVNQHPDGGIARLRAYGEVAPDPAWLEVLGTFDVVALENGGRVEDASNLFYSPATNTIQPGRSRKMDDGWETRRRRDRGNDWIRYRLVDRSQIRAIEIDTAYLKGNAAGWASVSVKDGEDGEWREVLPRTRLQPDTNHRFVLPAPAVGTHARVDIYPDGGISRLRLYGSLTEEGASRLAARHQELGG from the coding sequence GTGACGGCGATTCCGAGTTTCACCGGCGACGCGAACCCCTACGGAGGCGGTGACCCGTACGCGGACTACCGCACCGCCGACTTCCCCTTCACCCACTACGCCAACCTCGCCGACCGCCGGCTCGGCGCCGGTGTCATCGCCGCCAACGACGAGTTCTTCGCCCAGCGGGAGAACCTGCTGGTGCCCGAGCGGGCCGCGTTCGATCCCGAGCACTTCGGGCACAAGGGCAAGATCATGGACGGCTGGGAGACGCGCCGCCGCCGGGGCGCCTGCGCCGAGCATCCCTGGCCGACGGCGCAGGACCACGACTGGGCGCTGGTACGCCTCGGCGCGCCGGGTCTCGTCCGGGGCATCGTCGTCGACACGGCCCACTTCCGCGGCAACTACCCGCAGGCGGTGTCGATCGAGGGCACGTCGGTGCCAGGCTCTCCTTCCCCGGAGGAGCTCCTCGGGGACGACGTGAAGTGGACGACGCTGGTGCCGCGCACGGCGGTGGGCGGGCACGCGGCGAACGGTTTCGCCGTATCGGTCGAGCGGCGGTTCACGCACCTGCGCGTCAACCAGCACCCGGACGGCGGCATCGCCCGTCTGCGCGCGTACGGCGAGGTGGCCCCCGACCCGGCGTGGCTGGAGGTCCTCGGCACCTTCGACGTTGTCGCCCTGGAGAACGGCGGCCGGGTCGAGGACGCCTCGAACCTCTTCTACTCACCGGCGACGAACACCATTCAGCCGGGGCGGTCCCGCAAGATGGACGACGGCTGGGAGACGCGCCGCCGCCGCGACCGGGGCAACGACTGGATCCGCTACCGGCTGGTGGACCGTTCGCAGATCCGGGCGATCGAGATCGACACGGCGTATCTGAAGGGGAACGCGGCGGGCTGGGCGTCGGTCTCGGTCAAGGACGGCGAGGACGGCGAGTGGCGCGAGGTCCTCCCACGCACCCGTCTCCAGCCCGACACGAACCACCGCTTCGTCCTGCCCGCACCGGCCGTCGGCACGCACGCGCGCGTGGACATCTACCCGGACGGCGGGATCTCCCGGCTGCGCCTGTACGGCTCCCTGACGGAGGAGGGCGCGTCGCGTCTGGCGGCACGGCACCAGGAGCTGGGCGGCTGA
- a CDS encoding AIM24 family protein, with translation MTLQQEIVGNAMQMAVVNVRPGQTVYCEAGKFLFKTTNVTMETRLSGPSSNGGGQQSQGGAAGGGMGGFLRQAMGTAMQVGQRALAGESLAFQYFTAQGGEGTVGFAGVLPGEMRALELDGTRAWFAEKDAFVAAESTVDFGIAFQGGRTGMSGGEGFILEKFTGHGTVIIAGAGNFIDLNPADFGGRVEVDTGCVVAFEEGIEYGVQRVGGLNRQGIMNMVFGGEGLSLATLEGNGRVILQSLTIESLANALKKAQGGDKQGPTGGLFSTHAG, from the coding sequence GTGACTCTTCAGCAAGAAATCGTCGGCAACGCCATGCAGATGGCGGTCGTCAACGTGCGTCCCGGGCAGACCGTGTACTGCGAGGCGGGCAAGTTCCTCTTCAAGACCACGAACGTGACCATGGAGACCCGTCTCTCCGGCCCGTCGTCCAACGGCGGAGGCCAGCAGTCCCAGGGCGGCGCGGCGGGCGGCGGCATGGGCGGTTTCCTGCGCCAGGCCATGGGCACCGCCATGCAGGTCGGCCAGCGCGCGCTCGCGGGCGAGTCGCTGGCGTTCCAGTACTTCACGGCGCAGGGCGGTGAGGGCACCGTCGGCTTCGCGGGCGTGCTCCCCGGCGAGATGCGCGCGCTGGAGCTGGACGGCACGCGCGCGTGGTTCGCGGAGAAGGACGCCTTCGTGGCCGCCGAGTCGACCGTGGACTTCGGCATCGCCTTCCAGGGCGGCCGTACGGGCATGAGCGGCGGCGAGGGCTTCATCCTGGAGAAGTTCACCGGGCACGGGACCGTGATCATCGCCGGCGCGGGCAACTTCATCGACCTCAATCCCGCCGACTTCGGTGGCCGCGTAGAGGTCGACACCGGGTGCGTCGTCGCCTTCGAGGAGGGCATCGAGTACGGCGTCCAGCGCGTCGGCGGCCTCAACCGCCAGGGGATCATGAACATGGTCTTCGGCGGCGAGGGCCTGTCCCTGGCCACCCTGGAGGGCAACGGCCGGGTCATCCTCCAGTCCCTCACCATCGAGAGCCTCGCCAACGCCCTCAAGAAGGCGCAGGGCGGCGACAAGCAGGGGCCGACCGGAGGACTGTTCTCGACACACGCCGGGTGA
- a CDS encoding DMT family transporter — protein MSSIAVPGALAPRHAWRTDLPVLLVAVVWGASYLAAKDITTPRTVIAVLVLRFALAVPVLVAAGWRSLRALTAAQWRGAGLLGVILSGIFLLETYGVVHTSATNAGLIISLTMIFTPLAEAAVTRTRPSRAFLGAAAVSVLGVVLLTQGGGFTRPTTGDLLMLLAALARTLHVLAMARIRAVQGADALPLTTVQLGTAVAVFAALAAGSDTTPWGTAAGFGVREWAGLLFLSAFCTVFAFFVQMWAVRRTSPSRVGLLLGTEPLWAAAAGIALGGDRLGVLGLVGGALVLVGTAWGRRAAG, from the coding sequence ATGTCCTCGATCGCCGTACCCGGCGCCCTCGCGCCCCGCCATGCCTGGCGCACCGACCTGCCCGTCCTGCTGGTGGCGGTGGTGTGGGGCGCGAGCTATCTCGCCGCCAAGGACATCACCACCCCGCGGACGGTGATCGCGGTGCTCGTCCTGCGCTTCGCCCTGGCGGTGCCGGTGCTGGTCGCCGCCGGGTGGCGCTCGCTGCGCGCCCTGACCGCCGCCCAGTGGCGTGGGGCCGGACTCCTGGGGGTGATCCTGAGCGGGATCTTCCTCCTGGAGACGTACGGTGTCGTCCACACCTCGGCGACCAACGCGGGCCTCATCATCAGCCTCACCATGATCTTCACACCGCTCGCCGAGGCCGCCGTGACCCGCACCCGGCCGTCGCGCGCCTTCCTCGGCGCGGCGGCCGTCTCCGTGCTCGGCGTGGTCCTGCTGACCCAGGGCGGCGGCTTCACCCGGCCCACGACCGGTGACCTCCTCATGCTCCTCGCTGCGCTCGCCCGCACCCTGCACGTCCTCGCCATGGCCCGCATCAGGGCCGTACAGGGCGCCGACGCGCTGCCGCTCACCACCGTTCAGCTCGGCACCGCGGTCGCGGTGTTCGCGGCCCTGGCGGCCGGTTCCGACACGACGCCGTGGGGGACGGCCGCGGGCTTCGGGGTGCGGGAGTGGGCCGGGCTGCTGTTCCTGTCCGCGTTCTGCACGGTCTTCGCCTTCTTCGTGCAGATGTGGGCCGTCCGGCGGACCTCGCCGTCCCGGGTCGGCCTGCTGCTCGGCACCGAGCCGCTGTGGGCCGCCGCGGCCGGCATCGCGCTCGGCGGCGACCGGCTCGGCGTGCTCGGCCTGGTGGGTGGCGCGCTGGTGCTGGTGGGGACGGCGTGGGGGCGGCGGGCGGCAGGTTAA
- a CDS encoding guanyl-specific ribonuclease, with the protein MRFPPRITRIGSAAALLSALLVGGTVSAGTADAAATSVGSICYSDLPSQAYDTFDLIASDGPFPYSQDGSVFQNRERVLPTQRTGYYHEYTVKTPGSSTRGARRIVTGQKYEEDYYTSDHYATFDLIDFGC; encoded by the coding sequence ATGAGATTCCCCCCACGCATCACTCGCATCGGCTCCGCAGCCGCTCTCCTGTCCGCCCTCCTCGTGGGTGGCACCGTCTCCGCCGGCACGGCGGACGCCGCCGCCACCTCCGTCGGCAGCATCTGCTACAGCGACCTGCCGTCCCAGGCCTATGACACGTTCGACCTGATCGCGTCGGACGGCCCCTTCCCGTACTCCCAGGACGGGAGCGTCTTCCAGAACCGCGAACGCGTCCTGCCCACACAGCGGACCGGCTACTACCACGAGTACACGGTCAAGACGCCCGGCTCCTCGACGCGCGGCGCCCGCCGCATCGTCACCGGCCAGAAGTACGAGGAGGACTACTACACCTCCGACCACTACGCGACGTTCGACCTGATCGACTTCGGCTGCTGA
- a CDS encoding sensor histidine kinase: MSTVSGDEPVRPAVAYGLPRRRWFLPSAVIAELDPEASDGRRRPRRTVRDWAVDVGCFLLAVVIAFGAGVSVHGDTHIPRALAVADLGIGGLACAAVWLRRRWPLGLAVVMLPVGLVSNTAGGAGMIALFTVAVHRPFKYAAWLSGVQLALLPLFFWLRPDPDMPYLASVAVTALLTAAVVGWGLFVRSKRQLMLSLRDRARRAETEAALRAEQAQRLAREAIAREMHDVLAHRLTLLSVHAGALEFRPDAPQEEVARAAGVIRESAHEALQDLREIIGVLRAGDSDDAGRPQPTLAALDSLVAESREAGMKVVLDLRVADPAAVPASVGRTAYRIAQEGLTNARKHAPGAEVTVTVTNAPGDGLTVTVHNPVPPGEVPHVPGSGQGLIGLTERATLAGGTLDHGIEADGGFRVHARLPWPG; encoded by the coding sequence TTGTCGACCGTGAGCGGAGACGAGCCGGTGCGTCCGGCGGTGGCGTACGGGCTTCCCCGGCGGCGATGGTTCCTGCCCTCCGCCGTCATCGCGGAGCTGGACCCCGAGGCGAGCGATGGCCGGCGGCGACCCCGGCGTACCGTGCGCGACTGGGCGGTGGACGTCGGATGCTTCCTGCTGGCCGTGGTCATCGCGTTCGGCGCCGGGGTCTCGGTGCACGGCGATACCCACATCCCGCGCGCCCTCGCGGTCGCCGACCTGGGGATCGGCGGGCTCGCCTGCGCGGCCGTCTGGCTGCGCCGCCGCTGGCCGCTAGGGCTCGCGGTGGTGATGCTCCCGGTGGGCCTGGTGTCCAACACCGCGGGCGGCGCGGGCATGATCGCCCTGTTCACCGTCGCAGTGCATCGCCCGTTCAAGTACGCCGCCTGGCTGAGCGGCGTCCAACTCGCGCTGCTCCCGCTGTTCTTCTGGCTGCGCCCGGACCCGGACATGCCCTACCTCGCCTCGGTCGCCGTCACCGCTCTGCTCACCGCCGCGGTCGTCGGCTGGGGCCTGTTCGTACGCTCCAAGCGGCAGCTCATGCTCAGCCTGCGGGACCGGGCACGCCGAGCCGAGACGGAGGCGGCGTTGCGGGCCGAGCAGGCCCAGCGGCTGGCCCGGGAGGCGATCGCGCGCGAGATGCACGACGTCCTGGCACACCGCCTGACGCTGCTGAGCGTCCACGCGGGCGCCCTGGAGTTCCGCCCGGACGCGCCCCAGGAGGAGGTGGCGCGGGCGGCCGGGGTGATCCGGGAGAGCGCGCACGAGGCACTTCAGGACCTGCGGGAGATCATCGGTGTGCTGCGGGCCGGCGACTCCGACGACGCCGGCCGCCCCCAGCCGACCCTGGCCGCGCTCGATTCCCTGGTCGCGGAGTCCCGCGAGGCCGGCATGAAGGTCGTCCTCGACCTCCGGGTCGCCGATCCCGCGGCCGTGCCCGCCTCCGTGGGCCGCACGGCGTACCGCATCGCCCAGGAGGGCCTGACGAACGCGCGCAAGCACGCCCCCGGAGCCGAGGTCACGGTGACGGTCACGAACGCGCCCGGCGACGGACTCACCGTCACCGTGCACAACCCCGTGCCACCGGGCGAGGTCCCGCACGTCCCGGGGTCGGGCCAGGGCCTCATCGGCCTCACCGAACGCGCGACCCTGGCCGGCGGCACCCTCGACCACGGCATCGAGGCCGACGGCGGCTTCCGGGTGCACGCACGACTGCCGTGGCCGGGCTGA
- a CDS encoding GNAT family N-acetyltransferase has product MPNLRFEEPYDDARLEDWRYVHNEIIPADPLSLDDVRERVTRHHLEVVYLGDVLVGCSTVRPPQDDSATAMVIARILPAHRGQGFGGRLYERGLERARGLGAEVIETIVLGTNVDGLEFARRHGFVEVDRYVADVDETWHTMRLT; this is encoded by the coding sequence ATGCCGAACCTTCGCTTCGAAGAACCGTACGACGACGCCCGACTGGAGGACTGGCGGTACGTCCACAACGAGATCATCCCGGCGGACCCGCTCTCCCTCGACGACGTACGCGAGCGTGTGACGCGCCATCATCTGGAGGTCGTGTACCTGGGCGACGTACTGGTGGGCTGTTCGACGGTGCGTCCGCCACAGGACGACTCGGCCACGGCGATGGTCATCGCGCGCATCCTGCCCGCCCACCGCGGGCAGGGGTTCGGCGGGCGGCTGTACGAGCGGGGCCTGGAGCGGGCGCGGGGGCTCGGCGCCGAGGTGATCGAGACGATCGTGCTCGGCACCAACGTGGACGGGCTGGAGTTCGCGCGCAGACACGGTTTCGTCGAGGTCGACCGCTATGTGGCGGACGTGGACGAGACGTGGCACACGATGCGGCTGACCTGA
- a CDS encoding response regulator transcription factor: MTAIRLLLVDDDPLVRAGLSFMMGGADDIEIVGEAADGNEVEALVDRTRPDVVLMDIRMPTVDGLTATELVRRRADAPEVVVLTTFHADEQVLRALRAGAAGFVLKDTPPAEILDAVRRVAAGDPVLSPAVTRQLMAHAAGTGPDNRRATARGRIAALNDREREVAVAVGRGASNAEIAARLFMSVATVKTHVSRTLAKLGLNNRVQIALLTYDAGLLEEDGEGGH; the protein is encoded by the coding sequence ATGACCGCGATCCGATTGCTCCTGGTCGACGACGACCCCCTCGTGCGGGCCGGACTGTCCTTCATGATGGGCGGTGCCGACGACATCGAGATCGTCGGCGAGGCCGCCGACGGCAACGAGGTCGAGGCTCTCGTCGACCGCACCCGGCCGGACGTCGTCCTCATGGACATCCGGATGCCGACCGTCGACGGGCTGACCGCCACCGAGCTGGTCCGCCGCCGCGCGGACGCGCCCGAGGTCGTGGTCCTCACCACCTTCCACGCCGACGAGCAGGTGCTGCGGGCTCTGCGCGCGGGCGCCGCCGGGTTCGTGCTCAAGGACACCCCGCCCGCCGAGATCCTGGACGCCGTACGGCGCGTCGCGGCCGGCGACCCGGTCCTTTCGCCCGCCGTGACCCGCCAGTTGATGGCGCACGCCGCCGGGACCGGGCCCGACAACCGGCGGGCCACCGCCCGCGGCCGGATCGCCGCCCTCAACGACCGCGAACGCGAGGTCGCCGTCGCCGTAGGCCGGGGAGCCTCCAACGCCGAGATCGCGGCCCGGCTGTTCATGAGCGTCGCCACGGTCAAGACGCACGTCTCCCGCACTCTCGCCAAGCTCGGCCTCAACAACCGTGTGCAGATCGCCCTGTTGACGTACGACGCGGGACTTCTGGAGGAGGACGGGGAGGGCGGGCACTGA
- a CDS encoding Gfo/Idh/MocA family protein translates to MRIGLIGAGRIGTFHATTLSRHREVGSLIITDVDTARANELADGLGATAAPGVDEIFTWGVDAVVITAATSAHAELIGRAARSGLPVFCEKPIAVDLPGTLSALAEVDAAGTVLQMGFQRRFDKGYATAREAVRSGRLGRLHTVRAMTADQAPPPAAYLPVSGGIYRDCLVHDFDILRWVTGQEVVEVYATGSDAGGAMYREANDVDTAAVVLTLADGTLATATATRTNGAGYDVRMELAGELDTVAVGLDDRTPITSTESAGPPPADKPWTGFLERFAPAYEAEVAAFVEVVLGERANPCDGREALQALRIAEACELSRHERRPVNLGEIAGIRD, encoded by the coding sequence ATGCGCATCGGACTCATCGGAGCGGGTCGTATCGGGACGTTCCACGCGACCACGCTCAGCCGCCACCGCGAGGTCGGCTCGCTCATCATCACCGACGTCGACACGGCCCGGGCCAACGAGCTCGCGGACGGTCTCGGCGCGACGGCGGCGCCCGGCGTGGACGAGATCTTCACCTGGGGCGTGGACGCCGTGGTCATCACGGCGGCGACCTCGGCCCACGCCGAACTGATCGGTCGGGCAGCACGCTCCGGGCTCCCGGTGTTCTGCGAGAAGCCCATAGCCGTCGACCTGCCGGGCACACTGTCCGCGCTCGCCGAGGTCGACGCCGCCGGAACGGTTCTGCAGATGGGCTTCCAGCGCCGCTTCGACAAGGGCTACGCAACCGCGCGGGAAGCCGTACGCTCCGGCCGGCTCGGGCGGCTCCACACGGTCCGCGCGATGACGGCCGACCAGGCGCCGCCGCCGGCCGCGTATCTGCCGGTCTCCGGCGGCATCTACCGCGACTGCCTCGTGCACGACTTCGACATCCTGCGCTGGGTGACCGGCCAGGAGGTCGTCGAGGTGTACGCGACCGGGTCCGACGCCGGCGGGGCGATGTACCGCGAGGCGAACGACGTCGACACGGCGGCGGTCGTCCTCACGCTGGCGGACGGCACGCTGGCCACGGCGACGGCGACGCGCACCAACGGCGCGGGCTATGACGTCCGCATGGAGCTGGCGGGCGAGCTGGACACGGTCGCGGTCGGCCTGGACGACCGTACGCCGATCACCTCGACCGAATCGGCCGGACCGCCTCCGGCGGACAAGCCGTGGACCGGCTTCCTGGAGCGGTTCGCGCCCGCGTACGAGGCCGAGGTCGCCGCGTTCGTCGAGGTCGTGCTCGGTGAGCGCGCCAACCCGTGCGACGGCCGCGAGGCCCTCCAGGCCCTGCGTATCGCCGAGGCCTGCGAGCTCTCCCGCCACGAGCGCCGCCCGGTGAACCTCGGCGAGATCGCGGGCATCCGCGACTGA
- a CDS encoding GntR family transcriptional regulator gives MDPTVSLQLSVDRSSPVPLYFQLSQQLEAAIEHGALTPGSLLGNEIELAGRLGLSRPTVRQAIQSLVDKGLLVRRRGVGTQVVHSQVKRPLELSSLYDDLEAAGQRPATRVLTNTFVSASAEVAAALGVPEGMEVHRVERLRLAHGEPMAYLCNYLPAGLLDLETEQLEATGLYRLMRAAGITLHSARQSIGARAATLVEGERLGEPEGAPLLTMQRTTFDDTGRAVEFGTHTYRASRYSFEFQLLVRS, from the coding sequence GTGGATCCGACCGTCTCGCTCCAGCTCAGCGTCGACCGGAGCAGTCCGGTGCCGCTCTACTTCCAGTTGTCCCAGCAGCTGGAGGCCGCGATCGAGCACGGGGCGCTGACCCCGGGCAGCCTGCTGGGCAACGAGATCGAGCTGGCCGGACGGCTCGGCCTGTCCCGGCCCACCGTCCGTCAGGCCATCCAGTCCCTCGTCGACAAGGGCCTGCTCGTGCGCCGCCGCGGCGTCGGCACCCAGGTCGTGCACAGTCAGGTCAAGCGTCCGCTGGAGCTCAGCAGCCTGTACGACGACTTGGAGGCGGCTGGCCAGCGCCCCGCGACCCGAGTGCTCACGAACACCTTCGTGTCCGCCTCCGCCGAGGTCGCCGCCGCGCTCGGCGTGCCCGAGGGCATGGAGGTGCACCGCGTCGAGCGGCTGCGCCTGGCGCACGGCGAGCCGATGGCGTACCTGTGCAACTACCTGCCGGCCGGCCTCCTCGACCTGGAGACCGAGCAGCTGGAGGCGACCGGCCTCTACCGTCTGATGCGCGCCGCCGGTATCACCCTGCACAGCGCCCGGCAGTCCATCGGGGCCCGGGCGGCCACCCTCGTCGAGGGCGAACGGCTCGGCGAGCCCGAGGGTGCCCCGCTGCTCACCATGCAGCGCACGACCTTCGACGACACCGGTCGTGCCGTCGAGTTCGGCACTCACACCTACCGCGCCTCGCGCTACTCGTTCGAGTTTCAGCTGCTCGTACGCTCCTGA